The following are encoded in a window of Arvicanthis niloticus isolate mArvNil1 chromosome 1, mArvNil1.pat.X, whole genome shotgun sequence genomic DNA:
- the Kctd13 gene encoding BTB/POZ domain-containing adapter for CUL3-mediated RhoA degradation protein 1, whose protein sequence is MSAEASGPAAAAAECLESPSPSGVEPGSPSYGLKPLTPNSKYVKLNVGGSLHYTTLRTLTGQDTMLKAMFSGRVEVLTDAGGWVLIDRSGRHFGTILNYLRDGSVPLPESTRELGELLGEARYYLVQGLIEDCQLALQQKREKLSPLCLIPTVTSPREEQQLLASTSKPVVKLLHNRSNNKYSYTSTSDDNLLKNIELFDKLALRFHGRLLFLKDVLGDEICCWSFYGQGRKIAEVCCTSIVYATEKKQTKVEFPEARIFEETLNILIYENSRGPDLALLEATGGAAGGGGAGRGDDEENREHRVRRIHVRRHITHDERPHGQQIVFKD, encoded by the exons ATGTCGGCCGAGGCTTCTGGCCCGGCGGCGGCTGCGGCCGAATGCCTGGAGTCCCCTAGCCCCTCGGGTGTTGAGCCTGGCTCCCCCTCGTACGGTCTGAAGCCCCTGACCCCGAACAGCAAGTATGTGAAGCTGAACGTGGGCGGCTCGCTGCACTACACCACGCTGCGCACCCTCACGGGGCAGGACACCATGCTCAAGGCCATGTTCAGCGGCCGCGTGGAAGTGCTCACAGACGCCGGAG gtTGGGTGCTGATTGACCGGAGTGGCCGTCACTTTGGTACAATTCTCAACTACCTGCGGGACGGGTCAGTGCCATTACCTGAGAGTACCAGAGAACTCGGGGAGCTGCTAGGTGAAGCCAGATACTACCTGGTACAGGGCCTGATTGAAGACTGTCAGCTGGCACTGCAG CAAAAAAGGGAGAAGCTGTCGCCATTATGcctcatccccacagtgacatcaCCCCGGGAAGAACAGCAGCTCCTGGCCAGCACCTCCAAG CCTGTGGTAAAGCTTCTGCACAACCGCAGTAACAACAAGTACTCCTATACCAG CACTTCAGATGACAACTTACTGAAGAACATTGAGCTGTTTGACAAACTAGCCCTGCGCTTCCATGGGCGGCTCCTCTTCCTCAAAGATGTCCTGGGGGACGAGATCTGCTGCTGGTCTTTCTACGGGCAGGGCCGAAAAATCGCCGAGGTGTGCTGCACCTCCATAGTCTATGCTACGGAGAAGAAGCAGACCAAG GTGGAATTCCCTGAGGCTCGCATCTTCGAAGAAACACTGAATATCTTAATTTATGAGAATTCCCGTGGCCCAGATCTAGCTCTCCTGGAGGCCACAGGGGGTGCAGCTGGAGGTGGTGGGGCGGGCCGAGGAGACGATGAAGAGAACCGAGAGCATCGTGTCCGGAGGATTCACGTCCGCCGCCATATCACCCATGACGAGCGTCCTCACGGCCAACAGATTGTCTTCAAGGACTGA
- the Asphd1 gene encoding aspartate beta-hydroxylase domain-containing protein 1 has product MWQGGNQEAVIEGSGGELGGPGSWGLQDAAALLARASLPIMFPWPLPLGSSALTVLLGALTSLFLWYCYRLGSQDMQALGAGSRAGGVSGIPDVCSQTGPRGPGDSGEGHRAEGLVSRRLRAYARRYSWAGMGRVRRAAQGGSGLTGGTGVLGIQRPGLLFLPDLPSSPFVPRDAQRHDVELLQSNFPAILRDFGAVSWDFSGTTPLPRGWSPPLAPGCYQLLLYQAGRCQPSNCRRCPGAYRALMGLRSFMSANTFGNAGFSVLLPGARLEGRCGPTNARVRCHLGLKIPPGCELVVGGEPQCWAEGHCLLVDDSFLHTVAHNGSPEDGPRVVFIVDLWHPNVAGAERQALDFVFAPDP; this is encoded by the exons ATGTGGCAGGGAGGGAATCAGGAAGCAGTCATTGAGGGGTCAGGTGGAGAACTGGGGGGACCAGGGAGCTGGGGTCTGCAAGATGCAGCAGCCCTCTTGGCCAGGGCCTCTTTGCCTATCATGTTTCCATGGCCACTGCCCCTAGGCTCTTCAGCTCTTACTGTACTCCTCGGAGCCCTCACTTCTCTGTTCCTTTGGTACTGCTACCGCCTGGGCTCCCAAGACATGCAGGCCCTGGGGGCTGGGAGCCGGGCTGGAGGTGTTAGCGGTATACCTGATGTATGTTCTCAGACTGGCCCAAGAGGCCCTGGGGATTCTGGGGAAGGACACAGGGCAGAAGGTCTAGTGAGCAGGCGGCTTCGGGCCTATGCCAGGCGTTACTCCTGGGCTGGGATGGGCAGAGTGAGGCGGGCAGCTCAGGGAGGCTCTGgcctcacaggagggacaggggTCCTGGGCATTCAGCGCCCTGGCTTACTTTTCCTACCAGACCTGCCTTCATCCCCCTTTGTGCCACGTGATGCCCAGAGGCATGATGTGGAGCTCCTACAGAGCAACTTCCCCGCCATTTTGCGGGACTTCGGGGCTGTGAGCTGGGACTTCTCAGGAACTACCCCTCTGCCTCGGGGCTGGTCCCCACCCCTGGCCCCTGGGTGCTACCAGCTTCTGCTGTACCAAGCAGGCCGGTGTCAACCCAGCAACTGCCGGCGGTGCCCAGGAGCCTATCGGGCACTGATGGGGCTGCGGAGCTTCATGAGTGCCAATACCTTCGGCAATGCTGGCTTTTCTGTTCTACTGCCTGGGGCCCGGCTTGAGGGCCGCTGTGGACCCACCAATGCTCGGGTTAGATGCCACCTGG GCCTGAAGATCCCTCCTGGTTGTGAGCTGGTTGTTGGTGGTGAGCCCCAGTGCTGGGCTGAAGGACACTGCCTCCTGGTGGATGACTCCTTCCtgcacacagtggctcataatG GATCCCCTGAGGATGGGCCTCGAGTAGTCTTCATTGTGGACCTCTGGCACCCTAACGTGGCTGGGGCTGAACGCCAAGCTCTTGACTTTGTCTTCGCACCAGACCCTTGA